In Pseudomonas putida, a genomic segment contains:
- a CDS encoding Zn-dependent hydrolase, translating to MNTRIDPSQHLLGQGPLVSRERLWQSLMDLAQLGATAKGGVCRLALTDLDRQARDLFVRWCEDAGCTVSVDAIGNIFARRPGRNPALAPVMTGSHIDTQPTGGKFDGCYGVMAGLEVLRTLNDLQLTTEAPLEVVVWTNEEGSRFPPCMMGSGVFAGKFGLQETLDKVDDQGLSVGAELARIGYAGPRVPTGHAVGAYFEAHIEQGPVLEDQRTTIGVVQGCLGQKWFDLVLTGVEAHAGPTPMHLRKDALVGAAEVVAAVNRVAHAHQPHACGTVGCLTLHPGSRNVIPGQVQMTIDLRHLDPEHLAAMVGEVREAIEAASAKHGLSYQLTPTADFPPLYFAGQCVDAVRQGARALGLSHMDIVSGAGHDAIFLAELGPAGMIFVPCEGGISHNEIENAAPQDLADGCDVLLRAMVQAANQGAH from the coding sequence ATGAACACCCGCATCGATCCCTCGCAACACCTGCTCGGCCAAGGCCCGCTGGTCAGCCGCGAGCGCCTCTGGCAGTCGCTGATGGACCTCGCCCAGCTCGGCGCCACCGCCAAGGGCGGCGTCTGCCGCCTGGCCCTCACCGACCTCGACCGCCAGGCCCGCGACCTGTTCGTGCGCTGGTGCGAGGACGCCGGCTGCACGGTCAGCGTCGACGCCATCGGCAACATCTTCGCCCGCCGCCCAGGCCGTAACCCGGCACTCGCGCCCGTGATGACCGGCAGCCATATCGATACCCAACCCACCGGCGGCAAGTTCGACGGCTGCTACGGGGTCATGGCCGGGCTCGAAGTGCTGCGCACCCTCAACGACCTGCAACTGACCACCGAGGCCCCACTGGAAGTGGTGGTCTGGACCAACGAGGAAGGCTCGCGCTTCCCGCCCTGCATGATGGGCTCGGGCGTGTTCGCCGGTAAGTTCGGCCTGCAGGAAACCCTGGACAAGGTCGACGACCAGGGCCTGTCGGTGGGCGCGGAACTGGCGCGCATCGGCTACGCCGGGCCGCGCGTACCGACCGGGCATGCCGTGGGCGCCTACTTCGAGGCGCATATCGAACAAGGCCCGGTGCTCGAAGACCAGCGCACCACCATCGGCGTGGTCCAGGGCTGCCTCGGGCAGAAATGGTTCGACCTGGTGCTCACCGGCGTCGAGGCCCACGCCGGCCCCACTCCGATGCACCTGCGCAAGGATGCGCTGGTCGGCGCAGCGGAGGTGGTCGCGGCGGTCAATCGCGTGGCCCATGCCCACCAGCCGCACGCCTGCGGCACGGTCGGCTGCCTGACCCTGCACCCGGGCTCGCGCAACGTCATCCCCGGCCAGGTGCAAATGACCATCGACCTGCGTCACCTCGATCCCGAGCACCTGGCTGCCATGGTCGGCGAAGTGCGCGAGGCCATCGAGGCCGCCAGCGCCAAGCACGGGTTGAGCTACCAACTGACGCCAACGGCCGACTTCCCGCCGCTGTACTTCGCCGGACAGTGCGTCGACGCCGTGCGCCAGGGTGCCCGCGCCCTGGGGCTGAGCCACATGGACATCGTCAGCGGCGCCGGCCACGACGCGATCTTCCTCGCCGAGCTGGGCCCGGCGGGCATGATCTTCGTGCCATGCGAAGGCGGCATCAGCCACAACGAAATCGAGAATGCCGCGCCACAGGACCTGGCCGATGGCTGCGACGTGCTGCTGCGCGCCATGGTCCAGGCCGCCAACCAGGGAGCCCATTGA
- a CDS encoding amidase — MSEKTAIGEFTAVELLDLYQRRALSPMEVIDDVLARIDLHNPAVNAYCHVDGEGARAAARASEQRWQRGAPCGRLDGVPASIKDLTLTRGMPTRKGSRTTSGAGPWEVDAPFSAFIREAGAVLVGKTTTPEFGWKGVTDNPLYGITRNPWDTRLTAGGSSGGAGAAAALNLGVLHQGSDAGGSIRIPCAFTGTFGIKPTFGYVPQWPASAMTVLSHLGPMTRTVEDAVLMLDCVAHPDARDGLAGAPRQAPWLGERQDLSGLRIAYSADFGYVKVAPQIAGLVAQAVERLARLGAQVEAVDPGFADPLETFNTLWFAGAARLASGFTDEQRAMIDPGLRWIAEQGERIGLREYTEALEARADLIAKMNAFHQRYDVLVSPMLPLVAFEAGHNVPPGSGMAQWMEWTPFSYPFNITQQPAASVPCGFTREGLPVGLQVVAGRFADEQVLRVCKVYEQHYPSRHLQAPIGG; from the coding sequence ATGAGCGAGAAAACCGCAATCGGTGAATTCACCGCCGTCGAACTGCTCGACCTGTATCAGCGCCGCGCCCTGTCGCCCATGGAAGTGATCGACGACGTGCTGGCGCGCATCGACCTGCACAACCCGGCGGTGAACGCTTACTGCCACGTCGACGGCGAAGGCGCCCGCGCCGCCGCCCGCGCCAGCGAGCAACGCTGGCAGCGCGGTGCCCCGTGTGGCCGACTGGACGGCGTGCCAGCCTCGATCAAGGACCTGACCCTGACCCGCGGCATGCCGACCCGCAAGGGCTCGCGCACCACCTCCGGGGCCGGGCCATGGGAAGTCGATGCGCCGTTCAGCGCCTTCATACGTGAAGCCGGCGCGGTGCTGGTAGGCAAGACCACGACGCCGGAATTCGGCTGGAAGGGGGTCACCGACAACCCGCTGTACGGCATTACCCGCAACCCGTGGGACACGCGCCTGACCGCTGGCGGCTCGTCGGGAGGCGCTGGCGCTGCGGCAGCGCTGAACCTTGGCGTGTTGCACCAAGGCAGTGACGCAGGCGGCTCGATTCGCATTCCCTGCGCCTTCACCGGCACCTTCGGCATCAAGCCGACCTTCGGCTACGTGCCGCAGTGGCCGGCCAGCGCCATGACCGTGCTGTCGCACCTGGGACCGATGACCCGCACGGTCGAGGACGCGGTGCTGATGCTCGATTGCGTGGCTCACCCTGATGCTCGCGATGGCCTGGCCGGGGCACCTCGGCAGGCGCCGTGGCTGGGTGAGCGACAAGACCTGAGCGGCCTGCGCATCGCCTACAGCGCAGACTTCGGCTATGTGAAGGTCGCCCCGCAGATCGCGGGGTTGGTCGCGCAGGCCGTGGAACGCCTGGCACGGTTGGGGGCGCAGGTGGAAGCGGTCGATCCGGGTTTCGCTGATCCGCTGGAGACGTTCAATACCTTGTGGTTCGCTGGCGCTGCGCGCTTGGCCAGCGGCTTTACCGATGAACAGCGGGCGATGATCGACCCTGGCCTGCGCTGGATTGCCGAGCAGGGCGAGCGGATCGGTTTGCGCGAATATACCGAGGCGCTGGAGGCACGGGCGGATCTGATCGCCAAGATGAATGCCTTCCACCAGCGCTATGACGTACTGGTGTCACCGATGTTGCCGTTGGTGGCGTTCGAGGCGGGGCACAACGTGCCGCCAGGATCGGGGATGGCGCAGTGGATGGAATGGACGCCGTTCAGCTACCCGTTCAACATCACCCAACAGCCAGCGGCCTCGGTGCCTTGTGGGTTCACCCGGGAGGGGTTGCCGGTGGGGTTGCAGGTGGTGGCCGGGCGGTTCGCCGATGAGCAGGTGCTGCGGGTGTGCAAGGTGTATGAGCAGCATTATCCGAGCCGGCATCTGCAGGCGCCGATTGGCGGTTGA
- a CDS encoding PilW family protein, with amino-acid sequence MKPGQRGFGLLEMLLALTIGLALLTTASRVFVSAHESWRLQGMATRLQDDARLALLRMAQDIRMAGMFGCLRLEPKDFQDPADHAAFAQPLFANHDGLALVVARLPGMPGDPDWTLLTDCLSDVQVRNGRVQGQHLAVAISRHRYQLVGTVLMFRQGASNQPLIDHVRDLRVTVVGEGSEQRVDIQLTLFEPTLGIEQRHALSVAVRNPVLG; translated from the coding sequence ATGAAGCCGGGGCAACGGGGTTTCGGTCTGCTGGAAATGCTGCTGGCGCTGACCATCGGCCTGGCGTTGCTGACGACCGCTAGCCGTGTATTCGTCTCGGCCCACGAGTCCTGGCGCCTGCAGGGCATGGCCACACGCCTGCAGGATGATGCCCGCCTGGCACTGCTGCGCATGGCCCAGGATATCCGCATGGCCGGCATGTTCGGCTGCCTGCGCCTGGAGCCTAAGGATTTCCAAGACCCTGCCGACCATGCTGCGTTCGCCCAGCCGTTGTTTGCTAACCACGATGGCCTGGCCCTTGTGGTCGCGCGGTTGCCCGGTATGCCCGGCGATCCGGACTGGACCCTGCTGACCGACTGCCTCAGCGACGTCCAGGTACGAAATGGGCGCGTGCAAGGCCAGCATCTGGCCGTAGCGATCAGCCGGCACCGTTACCAGCTCGTCGGCACCGTGCTGATGTTTCGGCAGGGTGCAAGCAACCAGCCGCTGATCGACCATGTGCGCGACCTGCGCGTGACCGTGGTCGGAGAGGGCAGCGAGCAGCGCGTGGATATCCAGCTGACCCTGTTCGAGCCCACCTTGGGTATCGAGCAACGGCATGCGCTGAGCGTGGCAGTGCGCAACCCGGTGCTTGGCTGA
- a CDS encoding type IV pilus modification PilV family protein has translation MREQQRGMTLLEVLLAMGVLAVGLFAAASLQLQALRATEAALGDTQAALAAHAEQERARAARGGQP, from the coding sequence ATGCGTGAGCAGCAACGAGGGATGACCCTGTTGGAGGTCTTGCTGGCCATGGGGGTGTTGGCAGTCGGGCTGTTCGCCGCGGCGTCACTGCAACTGCAGGCCCTGAGGGCTACCGAGGCTGCATTGGGCGATACACAGGCTGCGCTAGCCGCGCATGCCGAACAGGAGCGGGCCCGGGCAGCCAGAGGTGGACAGCCATGA
- a CDS encoding ABC transporter ATP-binding protein produces MLDVDSIHSYYDKSHVLEGVSLKVGAGELVTLLGRNGAGKTTTLRSILGIVRPRQGQITFNGEALVGREIFDIARRGIALVPEHRGIFRQLSVEENLKIAVRKDSRWQLEDVYGMFPRLKERRRNGGFALSGGEQQMLAIARALLNDPKLLILDEPTEGLAPVIVDELVKILRRIKGEGLSILLVEQNLMVCDALADRHYVLEQGRVAYQGSAAQFREDPSIKNRYLALSA; encoded by the coding sequence ATGCTCGACGTCGATTCGATCCATTCCTACTACGACAAGAGCCATGTGCTCGAAGGCGTCTCGCTGAAGGTTGGCGCGGGCGAACTGGTGACCCTGCTCGGGCGCAACGGCGCCGGCAAGACCACCACCTTGCGCAGCATCCTCGGCATCGTCCGCCCGCGCCAGGGGCAGATCACCTTCAACGGCGAGGCGCTGGTCGGCCGCGAGATCTTCGACATCGCCCGGCGTGGCATCGCCCTGGTGCCGGAGCATCGCGGAATCTTCCGCCAGTTGAGCGTGGAGGAGAACCTCAAGATCGCCGTGCGCAAGGACAGCCGCTGGCAGCTCGAAGACGTGTACGGCATGTTCCCGCGGCTCAAGGAGCGGCGGCGCAACGGCGGCTTCGCGCTGTCGGGGGGCGAGCAGCAGATGCTGGCCATCGCCCGCGCCCTGCTCAACGACCCCAAGCTGCTGATCCTCGACGAGCCGACCGAGGGCCTGGCGCCGGTGATCGTCGATGAGCTGGTGAAGATCTTGCGGCGGATCAAGGGCGAGGGGCTGTCGATCCTGTTGGTGGAGCAGAACCTGATGGTCTGCGATGCCCTCGCCGACCGGCATTACGTGTTGGAACAGGGACGCGTGGCCTACCAGGGCAGCGCGGCGCAGTTCCGTGAGGATCCGAGTATCAAGAACCGGTATCTGGCTCTGAGCGCCTGA
- a CDS encoding ABC transporter ATP-binding protein — MSDYLLQTHNLELAYGPFRAVDGVDLKVRAGTIHTVIGPNGAGKTSLFHCLTGERQATGGKILFNGQDIVRKPSHGRVALGMARSFQLTSLFQNLSVRENLRLAAQGRDGLGALNFWRSVEHKRSHWDTADQVLERLKLGNRADTLAGELSHGQQRVLEVGMSICAKPTLLMLDEPTSGMGIDDIPVMTELISDLGRDHTVLLIEHNMSIVMSISQRITVMSHGQILVEGTPDQVRNDERVRTAYLGEAA; from the coding sequence ATGAGCGACTACCTGCTGCAGACCCACAACCTGGAGCTGGCCTACGGGCCGTTCCGTGCGGTGGATGGCGTCGACCTCAAGGTCCGCGCCGGCACCATCCACACGGTCATCGGCCCCAACGGCGCCGGCAAGACCAGCCTGTTCCACTGCCTGACCGGCGAGCGCCAGGCCACCGGCGGCAAGATCCTGTTCAACGGCCAGGACATCGTCCGCAAGCCATCCCACGGCCGGGTGGCGCTGGGCATGGCGCGCTCGTTCCAGCTCACCAGCCTGTTCCAGAACCTCAGCGTGCGCGAGAACCTGCGCCTGGCCGCCCAGGGCCGCGATGGCCTGGGCGCGCTGAACTTCTGGCGCAGCGTGGAGCACAAGCGCAGCCACTGGGACACCGCCGACCAGGTGCTCGAGCGGCTCAAGCTCGGCAACCGCGCCGATACCCTGGCCGGCGAGTTGTCGCACGGCCAGCAGCGGGTGCTGGAGGTGGGCATGTCGATCTGCGCCAAGCCGACCCTGCTGATGCTCGACGAGCCCACCTCCGGCATGGGCATCGACGACATCCCGGTGATGACCGAGCTGATCAGCGACCTGGGCCGCGACCATACCGTGCTGCTGATCGAGCACAACATGAGCATCGTCATGTCGATCAGCCAGCGCATCACCGTCATGAGCCACGGCCAGATCCTGGTCGAGGGTACCCCGGACCAGGTGCGCAACGACGAACGCGTGCGCACCGCCTACCTTGGAGAGGCCGCCTGA
- the thiO gene encoding glycine oxidase ThiO: MSKRVVIVGGGVIGLLTAFNLAAKVGQVVVCDQGEVGRESSWAGGGIVSPLYPWRYSPAVTALAHWSQDFYPQLGERLFASTGLDPQVHTTGLYWLDLDDEAEALAWAARQQRPLSAVDISAVYDAVPVLGPGYQRAVYMAGVANVRNPRLVKALKAALLALPNVTLREHCQVSGFEQQDGRVTGVQTDSGVLAADEVVLSAGAWSGDLLATLGLALPVEPVKGQMILFKCAADFLPSMVLAKGRYAIARRDGHILVGSTLEHAGYDKTPTKDALASLKASAVELLPQLADAEVVGHWAGLRPGSPEGIPYIGPVPGHAGLWLNCGHYRNGLVLAPASCQLFTDLLTGAEPIIDPAPYAPAGRI, encoded by the coding sequence ATGAGCAAGCGAGTAGTGATTGTCGGCGGCGGCGTGATCGGCCTGCTGACTGCGTTCAACCTGGCGGCGAAGGTCGGCCAGGTGGTGGTTTGTGATCAGGGTGAAGTCGGTCGTGAATCGTCCTGGGCTGGCGGCGGCATCGTCTCGCCGCTCTACCCCTGGCGCTACAGCCCGGCGGTGACGGCCCTCGCGCACTGGTCGCAGGATTTTTATCCACAGCTGGGCGAGCGCTTGTTCGCCAGTACCGGGCTCGACCCGCAAGTGCACACCACCGGCCTGTACTGGCTGGATCTGGATGACGAAGCCGAGGCGTTGGCCTGGGCTGCCCGCCAGCAGCGGCCACTCAGTGCGGTGGATATCTCGGCGGTGTACGACGCAGTGCCGGTGCTGGGCCCAGGCTACCAACGAGCGGTCTACATGGCTGGTGTGGCCAACGTACGCAACCCGCGCCTGGTGAAGGCGTTGAAGGCGGCGTTGCTGGCGCTGCCCAACGTGACCTTGCGCGAGCATTGCCAGGTCAGTGGATTCGAGCAGCAGGATGGGCGAGTGACTGGCGTGCAGACCGACAGCGGTGTGCTGGCCGCAGACGAGGTGGTGCTCAGCGCCGGGGCCTGGAGCGGCGACCTGCTGGCCACGCTGGGCCTGGCCTTGCCGGTAGAGCCGGTGAAGGGCCAGATGATCCTGTTCAAGTGCGCGGCGGACTTCTTGCCGAGCATGGTCCTGGCCAAGGGGCGCTATGCCATTGCGCGTCGCGACGGCCATATTCTGGTGGGGAGCACCCTGGAACATGCCGGGTACGACAAGACCCCGACCAAGGATGCGCTGGCCAGCCTCAAGGCCTCGGCGGTGGAGTTGCTGCCGCAGCTGGCCGATGCCGAGGTGGTGGGGCATTGGGCGGGGTTACGGCCGGGCTCGCCGGAAGGCATTCCGTACATCGGGCCGGTGCCGGGGCATGCCGGGCTGTGGTTGAACTGCGGGCACTACCGCAATGGGCTGGTGCTGGCGCCGGCATCGTGCCAGTTGTTCACCGACCTGTTGACCGGCGCCGAGCCGATCATCGACCCTGCGCCGTATGCGCCAGCGGGGCGGATTTGA
- a CDS encoding type IV pilin protein, with the protein MQQGMSLIELLIVVAVTGMLAAIAYPSYSDQLRRAARSEVVGLLHDAALTLERHRTRTGSYAEGDPALPGGNRHYSLRAERDAEHFTLHARRLVPGLMADDRCGDFQLDQAGRRANPGSREGAERCWGS; encoded by the coding sequence ATGCAGCAAGGAATGAGCCTGATCGAGTTATTGATTGTGGTGGCCGTGACCGGCATGCTGGCAGCCATTGCCTACCCCAGTTACAGCGACCAGCTCAGGCGAGCCGCACGCAGCGAAGTGGTTGGCCTGCTGCATGATGCCGCGCTGACGCTCGAGCGCCACCGTACCCGTACCGGCAGCTACGCCGAAGGCGACCCTGCGCTGCCCGGTGGCAACCGCCATTACAGCCTGCGAGCCGAACGTGATGCCGAGCACTTCACGCTGCATGCGCGGCGCTTGGTGCCTGGCTTGATGGCGGATGACCGCTGTGGCGATTTTCAACTCGACCAGGCCGGTCGGCGAGCCAACCCGGGCAGCCGGGAAGGCGCCGAGCGCTGTTGGGGAAGCTGA
- a CDS encoding ABC transporter substrate-binding protein, producing the protein MQRRTLLKAGLALGALGSLPLGAHRAFADEPLTFYGLKSMSGAFASYGKYADMGSRLAIAEYPQLLGHPLKYKVIDTEGNAGKAVRKVQEAIGQDGARFFQGCTLSSSALAVSKEIHKAGGVFMTPVGADEITGKDCNTSTFRWSVPTYGAIRETLVPMIRTLPQAKRWYTITPQYVFGDALLDNARKVFAEFGVEHIGNSYHSLQEQEFSGYLTNAIAAKPDVVVLLNFGSQASNALRQAVNFGIKDRMKVLMVWSAGLDQFQELGSDMLEGVYLGAQYWHQVDTPLNKQLVAATRKAYGINPNYPLAADYIGTKVMLEAIVKAGSLDGAAVSAALQGMRFQGPTGEELIRPGDHQVLKDYYLLLGKAQGQMRDEDDLAEVISSGRSFVEVDHTGCTLA; encoded by the coding sequence ATGCAAAGACGTACCCTGCTCAAGGCAGGCCTTGCCCTGGGTGCCCTAGGTAGCCTCCCGCTGGGGGCGCACCGGGCATTCGCCGACGAACCGCTGACCTTCTACGGGCTCAAGTCCATGTCTGGCGCGTTCGCCAGCTACGGCAAGTACGCCGACATGGGCTCGCGCCTGGCCATCGCCGAATACCCACAGCTGCTCGGGCACCCGCTCAAGTACAAGGTCATCGATACCGAGGGCAACGCCGGCAAGGCCGTGCGCAAGGTGCAGGAGGCCATCGGCCAGGATGGCGCGCGGTTCTTCCAGGGCTGCACCCTGTCGTCCTCGGCCCTGGCGGTGTCGAAGGAAATCCACAAGGCCGGCGGCGTGTTCATGACGCCCGTCGGTGCCGACGAAATCACCGGCAAGGACTGCAATACCTCGACCTTCCGCTGGTCAGTGCCCACCTACGGCGCCATCCGCGAGACCCTGGTGCCGATGATCCGCACACTGCCCCAGGCCAAGCGCTGGTACACCATCACCCCGCAATACGTGTTCGGCGATGCGCTGCTGGACAACGCCCGCAAGGTGTTCGCCGAGTTCGGCGTCGAGCACATCGGCAACAGCTACCACTCGCTGCAGGAGCAGGAGTTTTCCGGCTACCTGACCAACGCCATCGCCGCCAAGCCCGACGTGGTGGTGCTGCTCAACTTCGGCAGCCAGGCGTCCAACGCCCTGCGCCAAGCGGTGAACTTCGGCATCAAGGACCGCATGAAAGTGCTGATGGTGTGGTCGGCCGGGCTCGATCAGTTCCAGGAGCTGGGCAGCGACATGCTCGAAGGCGTGTACCTCGGCGCTCAGTACTGGCACCAGGTCGACACGCCGCTGAACAAGCAACTGGTCGCCGCCACGCGCAAGGCCTACGGCATCAACCCCAACTACCCGCTCGCCGCTGACTACATCGGCACCAAGGTGATGCTCGAGGCCATCGTCAAGGCCGGCAGCCTGGACGGCGCCGCGGTGTCCGCCGCCCTGCAGGGCATGCGCTTCCAGGGGCCGACCGGCGAAGAGCTGATCCGCCCGGGCGACCACCAGGTGCTCAAGGACTATTACCTGCTGCTGGGCAAGGCCCAGGGGCAGATGCGCGACGAGGACGACCTGGCCGAAGTGATCAGTTCGGGCCGCTCGTTCGTCGAGGTCGACCACACCGGATGCACCCTGGCCTGA
- a CDS encoding branched-chain amino acid ABC transporter permease, which produces MSEKNPLPVGKGRSPTLLLLVLVSLVALPLVLPSATLATEILIFALAVLACNLLLGYTGLLSFGQGIFFGVGAYGAALLMIHLHWGMFAALLGAALFGAFLALLVGALAIRRKGIYFVMLTLAFSQMAYFLAYTLSGWTGGDNGLLDVPRPNIEVAGHVLVDLADPRHFYVFVAVLFLLIFAGALRVIRSPFGSTLLAIRENETRAAAIGYDVRHFKILVFMLSGAITGIAGALYAMLLHFAPLSNIDLMMSENILIMTIVGGTGSLFGSLLGAGAIVVLGDVLSELWPRWLMLLGAILILVVVFMRGGLWGGLADLGKRLLPSRSAEAKAAAKTKETL; this is translated from the coding sequence ATGAGCGAGAAAAACCCATTGCCTGTAGGCAAAGGCCGCAGCCCTACCCTGCTGTTGCTGGTGCTCGTCAGCCTGGTGGCGCTGCCACTGGTGCTGCCTTCGGCCACCCTGGCCACCGAGATCCTGATCTTTGCCCTGGCCGTGCTGGCCTGCAACCTGCTGCTCGGCTACACCGGCCTGCTGTCGTTCGGCCAGGGCATCTTCTTCGGCGTAGGGGCCTATGGCGCGGCGTTGCTGATGATCCATCTGCACTGGGGCATGTTCGCGGCGCTGTTGGGCGCGGCATTGTTCGGCGCCTTCCTGGCGCTGCTGGTGGGCGCGCTGGCCATCCGCCGCAAGGGCATCTACTTCGTCATGCTGACCTTGGCCTTCAGCCAGATGGCGTACTTCCTGGCCTACACCCTCAGCGGTTGGACCGGCGGCGACAACGGCCTGCTCGACGTACCACGGCCGAACATCGAAGTCGCCGGCCATGTGCTGGTGGACCTGGCCGACCCACGGCATTTCTACGTGTTCGTGGCGGTGCTGTTCCTGCTGATCTTCGCCGGCGCCTTGCGGGTGATCCGCTCGCCGTTCGGTAGCACGCTGCTGGCCATTCGCGAGAACGAGACCCGCGCCGCCGCCATCGGCTACGACGTGCGCCATTTCAAGATCCTGGTGTTCATGCTGTCCGGCGCCATCACCGGTATCGCCGGGGCGCTGTACGCCATGCTGCTGCATTTTGCGCCGCTGTCAAACATCGACCTGATGATGAGCGAAAACATCCTGATCATGACCATCGTCGGCGGCACCGGGTCGTTGTTCGGCTCGCTGCTCGGTGCCGGCGCCATCGTGGTGCTGGGCGATGTGCTGTCGGAGCTGTGGCCACGCTGGCTGATGCTGCTGGGGGCGATCCTGATCCTGGTGGTGGTGTTCATGCGTGGAGGCCTGTGGGGCGGCCTGGCCGACCTGGGCAAACGCCTGCTGCCGTCGCGTTCGGCAGAGGCCAAGGCCGCCGCCAAGACCAAGGAGACCCTGTGA
- a CDS encoding GspH/FimT family pseudopilin, whose product MKQQGVTLIQMLFALAVAMLLTQLGMPAYARLSDDLHRAAAARDLARSLRSARSHALLQGQAVMVEAVDNDWGKGWRVMLRHNRQVLREHRLNRQLTIADNLGSQVAFSEQGIPLGRGNGTLEVCERDAPSSQYRVVLATSGRVSLRTDEVERSLCAGS is encoded by the coding sequence GTGAAGCAACAGGGAGTAACACTGATACAAATGCTGTTCGCGTTGGCCGTGGCCATGTTGCTCACGCAACTCGGCATGCCCGCCTACGCCCGCTTGAGCGATGACCTACACCGCGCAGCCGCCGCCCGGGATCTCGCCCGGTCGCTGCGCAGCGCCCGCAGCCATGCCTTGCTGCAAGGCCAGGCAGTGATGGTGGAGGCTGTGGATAACGATTGGGGCAAGGGATGGCGGGTCATGCTTCGACACAATCGGCAGGTGTTGCGCGAGCACAGGCTCAACCGCCAATTGACCATCGCGGACAATCTGGGTAGCCAGGTGGCATTCAGCGAACAGGGGATTCCGCTGGGGCGGGGTAACGGCACCCTGGAGGTATGCGAGCGAGACGCGCCGAGCAGCCAGTACCGGGTGGTGCTTGCGACCAGCGGCCGGGTCAGCTTGAGGACGGATGAGGTGGAACGGTCGCTGTGTGCAGGGTCTTGA
- a CDS encoding branched-chain amino acid ABC transporter permease gives MLDLYLFQLLNGLGLGMIYFLIAVGLTIIFGLLNFVNFAHGAFFLLGAYLCYTAVALTGNFWLALLIAPLVVAALAWAVERLLIKRIYHLPHTFQILVTLGIALIIQEASILIWGPVGKNIAVPPELRGVLIVGDFIYPYYRLFLIGFAALIGLGLWLLLERTRFGALVRAGSESTETVSLLGTNIFRLFSLTFALGVGLAGVAGVLFAPLRGAQPFVGPEILGIAFVVVVIGGMGSFGGALVGGLLVGVVQSMMTSLWPQGASLMIYGAMAAVILVRPYGLFGRA, from the coding sequence ATGCTCGATTTGTACCTGTTCCAACTGCTCAACGGCCTGGGCCTGGGGATGATCTACTTCCTCATCGCCGTTGGCCTGACGATCATTTTCGGCCTGCTCAACTTCGTCAATTTCGCCCATGGCGCGTTTTTCCTGCTGGGCGCCTACCTGTGCTACACCGCCGTGGCGCTGACCGGCAACTTCTGGCTGGCCTTGCTGATCGCCCCGCTGGTGGTGGCGGCGCTGGCCTGGGCGGTCGAGCGGCTGTTGATCAAGCGCATCTACCACTTGCCGCACACCTTCCAGATCCTGGTCACCCTGGGGATCGCGTTGATCATCCAGGAAGCCTCGATCCTGATCTGGGGCCCGGTGGGCAAGAACATCGCCGTGCCGCCCGAGCTGCGCGGGGTGTTGATCGTCGGCGACTTCATCTACCCCTACTACCGGCTGTTCCTGATCGGCTTCGCCGCGCTGATCGGCCTGGGGCTGTGGCTGCTGCTGGAGCGCACGCGCTTCGGCGCCCTGGTGCGCGCTGGCAGTGAAAGCACCGAAACCGTGTCGCTGCTGGGCACCAACATCTTCCGCCTGTTCTCGCTGACCTTCGCCCTTGGCGTGGGCCTGGCGGGAGTCGCGGGCGTGTTGTTCGCCCCGCTGCGCGGTGCCCAGCCGTTCGTGGGGCCGGAGATCCTCGGCATCGCCTTCGTGGTGGTGGTGATCGGCGGCATGGGCTCGTTCGGCGGCGCCCTGGTCGGTGGCCTGCTGGTGGGCGTGGTGCAAAGCATGATGACCAGCCTCTGGCCGCAAGGCGCCAGCCTGATGATCTACGGCGCGATGGCGGCGGTGATCCTGGTCCGTCCCTATGGCCTGTTCGGGAGAGCATGA